A part of Tardiphaga sp. vice304 genomic DNA contains:
- a CDS encoding GntR family transcriptional regulator has product MPARKPIKARTTMAEADIAIVRIAPETSFKNKAYDALKEAILKMDIYTSPDPVMLDERALSERLGVSRTPIREAIAMLEQDGFVKTMPRRGIVVVRRTKVEIVDMIRAWAALESMAARLITTTARKKDISALRDFFKDFGPDRLPQDHVEEYSKANIAFHQALISLSESPVLVDMTNDILLHVRGYRQLTIGRTDRTEVSLPEHLAIIEALEERNTELAEKRARDHTLGLAAYVEAHGQELFTKPAEIKAS; this is encoded by the coding sequence ATGCCCGCTCGAAAACCAATCAAGGCGCGGACGACGATGGCTGAGGCAGATATTGCGATCGTTCGGATCGCCCCGGAGACCAGCTTCAAGAACAAGGCCTATGATGCCTTGAAAGAAGCCATTCTCAAAATGGATATCTACACTTCGCCGGATCCGGTGATGCTCGACGAGCGCGCGCTGTCGGAACGTCTCGGCGTCAGCCGCACGCCGATCCGCGAAGCCATCGCGATGCTGGAACAGGACGGCTTCGTCAAGACGATGCCCCGCCGCGGCATCGTGGTGGTCCGTCGCACCAAGGTCGAGATCGTCGACATGATCCGCGCCTGGGCCGCACTCGAGAGCATGGCGGCACGCCTCATCACCACGACGGCGCGCAAGAAGGACATCTCGGCGCTGCGCGACTTCTTCAAGGATTTCGGCCCCGACCGGCTGCCGCAGGATCACGTCGAGGAATATTCCAAGGCCAATATCGCCTTCCACCAGGCGCTGATCTCGCTCAGCGAATCGCCGGTGCTGGTCGACATGACCAACGACATCCTGCTGCATGTCCGCGGCTACCGGCAGCTCACGATCGGCCGCACCGACCGCACCGAAGTATCCCTGCCCGAGCATCTGGCGATCATCGAGGCGCTCGAGGAGCGCAACACCGAACTCGCCGAAAAGCGCGCGCGCGATCACACGCTGGGGCTTGCCGCCTATGTCGAGGCGCACGGCCAGGAGCTGTTCACCAAGCCTGCCGAAATCAAGGCGTCCTGA
- a CDS encoding NAD(P)H-dependent flavin oxidoreductase, whose amino-acid sequence MIRTRFTDLVGVEHPIVQGGMQWVGRAELVAAVANAGALGMITALTQPTPEDLTKEIARCRDLTDKPFGVNLTILPSIKPPPYAEYRAAIIESGIRIVETAGNKPQEHVTEFKKHDVIVIHKCTSVRHALSAERMGVDAISIDGFECAGHPGEDDTPGLILIPAAADRIKIPMIASGGFGDGRGLVAALALGAEGINMGTRFMCTRESPIHQAVKERIVANDERETDLIFRTMRNTSRVARNAVSQQVVALEKQGATFEQVRDLVAGSRGKQVYATGDAEDGIWSAGQVQGLIHDIPTCGELVSRIIRDAEAIIRSRLEAMLSGAQRQAAE is encoded by the coding sequence ATGATCAGGACCCGCTTTACCGACCTCGTCGGCGTCGAACATCCGATCGTGCAGGGCGGCATGCAGTGGGTCGGGCGCGCCGAACTGGTCGCCGCCGTCGCCAATGCCGGCGCGCTCGGCATGATCACCGCGCTGACCCAGCCGACGCCGGAAGACCTGACGAAGGAAATCGCGCGCTGCCGCGACCTCACCGACAAGCCCTTTGGCGTCAACCTCACCATCCTGCCCTCGATCAAGCCGCCGCCCTATGCGGAATATCGCGCCGCGATCATCGAGAGCGGCATCAGGATCGTCGAGACCGCCGGCAACAAGCCGCAGGAACACGTCACCGAGTTCAAGAAGCACGACGTCATCGTCATCCACAAATGCACCAGCGTGCGCCACGCGCTGTCGGCCGAGCGGATGGGCGTCGATGCAATCTCGATCGACGGCTTCGAATGCGCCGGCCATCCCGGCGAGGACGACACGCCGGGCCTGATCCTGATCCCGGCCGCCGCCGACAGGATCAAGATTCCGATGATCGCCTCCGGCGGGTTCGGCGATGGCCGCGGCCTCGTCGCAGCGCTCGCGCTAGGGGCCGAGGGCATCAACATGGGCACCCGCTTCATGTGCACCAGGGAGAGCCCGATCCACCAGGCGGTGAAGGAGCGCATCGTCGCCAATGACGAGCGCGAGACCGATCTGATCTTCCGCACCATGCGCAACACCTCGCGCGTCGCCAGGAACGCGGTGAGCCAGCAGGTGGTGGCGCTGGAAAAACAGGGCGCCACCTTCGAGCAGGTCCGCGACCTCGTCGCCGGCTCGCGCGGCAAGCAGGTCTACGCCACCGGCGACGCCGAGGACGGCATCTGGTCCGCTGGCCAGGTGCAGGGGCTGATCCACGATATTCCCACCTGCGGCGAACTGGTGTCGCGCATCATCCGTGATGCCGAGGCCATCATCCGCTCGCGGCTGGAAGCCATGCTGTCCGGCGCGCAGCGCCAGGCCGCCGAATAA
- a CDS encoding CBS domain-containing protein: MNVGDILRTKSTRLATVRMNETVAIAAQLLRTGNISALVVKDVCRTEGNTAVGMFSERDVVRAVAEHGAAGLNLKVANLISVQQLISCRSADTLEHVRHLMNVNHIRHVPVIDDYTLIGVISIRDISTALEHDSVEAKHAAVA, encoded by the coding sequence ATGAACGTCGGAGATATTCTGCGCACGAAGAGTACCCGCCTCGCCACCGTCCGCATGAATGAGACGGTCGCGATCGCCGCCCAATTGCTGCGCACCGGCAATATCAGCGCGCTGGTCGTCAAGGACGTCTGCCGCACCGAAGGCAATACGGCCGTCGGCATGTTTTCCGAACGTGACGTGGTACGCGCGGTCGCCGAGCATGGCGCGGCCGGTCTCAATCTCAAGGTCGCCAACCTGATCTCGGTGCAGCAGCTGATATCCTGCCGCTCCGCCGACACGCTCGAGCACGTCCGGCACTTGATGAACGTCAACCACATCCGCCACGTCCCGGTGATCGACGACTACACGCTGATCGGCGTCATCAGTATCCGCGATATATCGACGGCGCTGGAGCATGACAGCGTGGAAGCGAAGCACGCCGCAGTGGCGTAG
- the oxlT gene encoding oxalate/formate MFS antiporter produces MTDAVHGVTPATARVSDAYRWTQLAIGVGAMVMIANYQYGWTFFVPDIQKKFGWDRASIQWAFTLFVLFETWLVPIEGWFVDKYGPRLVVLIGGILCGIGWAINAQAETLNGFYLGMIVAGIGAGGVYGTCVGNALKWFPDKRGLASGITAAGFGAGSALTVAPIQAMIAGSGFQTAFLYFGLGQGIVIVILAFFLYAPKAGQTPPVTVNPNVIQTRRNYTPTEVIRHPIFWLMYFMFVIVGAGGLMITANLKPIAADWKIDNVSVTIMAITMTAVTFAATIDRVLNGLTRPFFGWISDKIGRENTMFIAFGMEGAGIYALYVWGHDPLWFVLLSGFVFFAWGEIYSLFPSTCTDTFGSKFATTNAGLLYTAKGTAALLVPVANYMQQSSNSWDNVFLIAAGANILASLLALFVLKPWRKVVVARAQA; encoded by the coding sequence ATGACGGATGCAGTTCACGGAGTTACTCCAGCGACCGCGCGGGTCAGTGATGCGTATCGCTGGACACAATTGGCCATCGGCGTCGGCGCGATGGTGATGATTGCGAACTATCAATACGGCTGGACGTTTTTCGTCCCCGACATCCAGAAAAAATTCGGCTGGGACCGCGCCTCGATCCAGTGGGCGTTCACCCTGTTCGTGCTGTTCGAAACCTGGCTGGTCCCGATCGAGGGCTGGTTCGTCGACAAATACGGCCCGCGGCTCGTCGTGCTGATCGGCGGAATCCTGTGCGGCATCGGCTGGGCGATCAACGCGCAGGCCGAGACGCTGAACGGCTTCTATCTCGGCATGATCGTCGCAGGCATCGGGGCCGGCGGCGTCTACGGCACCTGCGTCGGCAACGCGCTGAAGTGGTTTCCCGACAAGCGCGGCCTCGCCTCCGGCATCACCGCCGCCGGCTTCGGCGCCGGCTCCGCACTGACCGTGGCGCCGATCCAGGCGATGATCGCCGGCTCCGGCTTCCAGACCGCGTTCCTGTATTTCGGTCTCGGCCAGGGCATCGTGATCGTCATCCTCGCGTTCTTCCTGTATGCGCCGAAGGCCGGCCAGACGCCGCCCGTGACGGTGAATCCCAACGTCATCCAGACCCGCCGCAACTACACGCCGACCGAAGTGATCCGCCATCCGATCTTCTGGCTGATGTATTTCATGTTCGTCATCGTCGGCGCCGGCGGCTTGATGATCACAGCCAACCTGAAGCCGATCGCGGCTGACTGGAAAATCGACAACGTTTCGGTGACGATCATGGCCATCACGATGACGGCCGTGACCTTCGCGGCTACCATCGACCGCGTGCTCAACGGCCTGACCCGGCCGTTCTTCGGCTGGATCTCGGACAAGATCGGGCGCGAGAACACCATGTTCATCGCCTTCGGCATGGAAGGTGCCGGCATTTACGCGCTCTACGTCTGGGGCCACGATCCGCTGTGGTTCGTGCTGCTGTCGGGCTTCGTGTTCTTTGCCTGGGGAGAGATCTATTCGCTGTTCCCCTCGACCTGCACCGACACCTTCGGCTCGAAGTTCGCCACCACCAATGCCGGCCTGCTCTACACCGCGAAGGGCACCGCGGCGCTGCTGGTGCCGGTTGCGAACTACATGCAGCAGTCGTCGAACTCCTGGGACAACGTGTTCCTGATCGCCGCCGGCGCCAACATCCTGGCCTCGCTGCTCGCACTGTTCGTGCTCAAGCCGTGGCGCAAGGTCGTCGTCGCGAGAGCGCAGGCGTAA
- a CDS encoding IS5 family transposase — protein MVWTEITRRHYRRASLRYESDTTDAEWFVMEPLLPPASALGRPRATDMRTVMDAILYIASTGCQWRQLPKDFPPYSTVQGYFYAWSRGGLFASLNYTLVMASREAAGREASPTAGVIDSQSVKTTESGGPRGYDAGKKIKGRKRHIVTDTQGNLVGLVVHEASIQDRDGAPCVLASIRYRYPWLRHIFADGGYAGDKLRQALKRIGNWTIEIIKRSDREQGFEILPRRWVVERTFGWLGRCRRLAKDFETTIASAVAWAFVAHIRVLIRRLAKA, from the coding sequence ATGGTCTGGACTGAAATCACCCGCCGACACTATAGGCGGGCGAGCTTGCGATATGAAAGCGATACGACGGATGCCGAGTGGTTTGTGATGGAGCCGCTTCTGCCGCCTGCTTCGGCGCTCGGTCGCCCGCGTGCGACAGATATGCGAACGGTGATGGATGCGATCCTGTATATTGCGTCGACCGGCTGCCAATGGCGGCAGTTGCCCAAGGATTTCCCGCCCTACTCGACGGTGCAGGGCTATTTCTACGCGTGGTCGCGCGGCGGACTGTTTGCGTCGCTGAACTACACGCTCGTGATGGCCTCGCGCGAGGCGGCTGGCCGAGAGGCGAGCCCAACGGCCGGAGTGATTGACAGCCAGTCGGTGAAAACCACGGAAAGCGGCGGCCCCCGGGGCTATGATGCAGGTAAGAAAATCAAGGGCCGCAAGCGCCACATCGTCACCGACACGCAAGGAAACTTGGTCGGGCTGGTCGTGCACGAAGCCAGCATTCAGGACCGTGATGGTGCCCCGTGCGTTCTTGCTTCGATACGTTATCGCTATCCGTGGCTGCGCCATATTTTTGCCGATGGTGGCTATGCCGGAGATAAGCTGCGTCAAGCTTTGAAGCGCATCGGCAATTGGACGATAGAAATCATAAAACGATCCGACAGGGAGCAGGGCTTCGAAATCCTACCGCGCCGATGGGTCGTCGAACGAACGTTCGGATGGCTCGGTCGCTGCCGCAGATTGGCAAAGGACTTCGAGACCACAATCGCCAGCGCCGTTGCCTGGGCGTTCGTCGCTCACATTCGCGTCCTTATAAGACGGCTTGCAAAAGCCTGA
- a CDS encoding zinc-binding dehydrogenase: MKAYVYGANGAAITDVAKPSPTGTQVLVRVRANGLNRADLGMTRGHVHGSAGGAGTVLGMEWSGEVAELGPDARGVEVGDRVMGSGAAAFAEYTLADHGRLFKIPAASNMSFEQAATLPIALTTMHNALMTNGALQPGQSVLIQGASSGVGLMALQIAKLKGAKTVIGSSTNAERRGRLREFGADLAIDSKDAGWVDEVLKATHGNGVDLIVDQISGPVANQNLQATKVLGRIVNVGRLGGTHGDFNFDLHAARRISYIGVTFRTRSVQEIRDIFDAVRADIWPAVEAGTLKLPIDKVYPFAEIGAAFDRMDANQHLGKIVVTQ; encoded by the coding sequence ATGAAAGCCTATGTCTACGGCGCCAACGGCGCTGCGATCACCGATGTCGCCAAGCCCTCCCCCACCGGCACGCAAGTACTGGTCCGCGTCCGCGCCAATGGCCTCAACCGCGCCGACCTCGGCATGACCCGCGGCCATGTCCACGGCAGCGCCGGCGGCGCCGGCACCGTGCTCGGCATGGAATGGTCCGGCGAGGTCGCCGAACTCGGCCCGGACGCCCGGGGCGTCGAGGTCGGAGACCGCGTGATGGGCTCGGGGGCTGCCGCCTTTGCCGAGTACACGCTGGCGGATCACGGCCGGTTGTTCAAGATTCCGGCGGCGTCCAACATGAGTTTCGAACAGGCCGCCACCCTGCCCATCGCACTGACCACGATGCACAATGCGCTGATGACCAACGGCGCGCTGCAGCCCGGCCAGTCGGTGTTGATCCAGGGCGCCAGCTCCGGCGTCGGGTTGATGGCGCTGCAGATCGCCAAACTGAAGGGGGCGAAGACGGTGATCGGCTCCTCGACCAATGCGGAGCGCCGCGGCCGGCTGCGCGAATTCGGCGCCGATCTCGCGATCGACTCGAAGGACGCGGGCTGGGTCGACGAGGTGCTGAAGGCCACCCATGGTAACGGCGTCGATCTGATCGTCGACCAGATCTCGGGCCCGGTCGCCAACCAGAATTTGCAGGCGACCAAGGTGCTCGGCCGCATCGTCAATGTCGGCCGGCTCGGCGGCACGCATGGCGATTTCAACTTCGACCTGCACGCGGCGCGTCGCATCTCCTATATCGGCGTCACCTTCCGCACCCGCTCGGTGCAGGAGATCCGCGATATCTTTGACGCGGTGCGCGCCGACATCTGGCCGGCGGTGGAAGCGGGCACGCTGAAGCTGCCGATCGACAAGGTCTATCCGTTCGCCGAGATCGGCGCCGCGTTCGACCGCATGGATGCCAACCAGCATCTCGGCAAGATCGTGGTGACGCAATAG
- a CDS encoding Bug family tripartite tricarboxylate transporter substrate binding protein, whose translation MSQTLTPVAMLALDEFVLWVNAEKPYKDVKEFVAAVKAAPAGTIKMGGTGSKQEDQIITVALEKAVGSKLTYIPYKGGGEVAVQLVGNHVDATVNNPIEAVAQWRGGKVRPLCVFDEKPMDYSEPVADGKTWKDIPTCKSQGLDIEYVMLRGIFMSPKATKDQVAYYVDLFQKVRATPEWQDLMKNGAFNTTFMTGGDYTEWVEKEEKRHETLMKEAGFLAQSN comes from the coding sequence ATGAGTCAGACTCTTACCCCGGTCGCGATGCTGGCACTCGACGAGTTCGTGCTCTGGGTCAATGCCGAAAAGCCCTACAAGGACGTCAAGGAATTCGTCGCCGCGGTGAAGGCCGCGCCGGCAGGCACCATCAAGATGGGCGGCACCGGCTCCAAGCAGGAAGACCAGATCATCACCGTCGCGCTGGAGAAGGCCGTGGGCAGCAAGCTGACCTACATCCCCTACAAGGGCGGCGGCGAGGTCGCGGTGCAGCTGGTCGGCAACCACGTTGACGCCACCGTCAACAACCCGATCGAGGCGGTGGCGCAGTGGCGCGGCGGCAAGGTGCGGCCGCTCTGCGTGTTCGACGAGAAGCCGATGGATTATTCCGAACCGGTCGCCGACGGCAAGACCTGGAAGGACATCCCGACCTGCAAGTCGCAGGGCCTCGACATCGAATATGTCATGCTGCGCGGCATCTTCATGTCGCCCAAGGCCACCAAGGACCAGGTCGCCTATTACGTCGACCTGTTCCAGAAGGTGCGCGCCACGCCGGAGTGGCAGGACCTGATGAAGAACGGCGCCTTCAATACCACCTTCATGACCGGCGGCGATTACACCGAATGGGTCGAGAAGGAAGAGAAGCGCCACGAGACTTTGATGAAGGAAGCCGGCTTCCTCGCCCAGAGCAACTGA
- a CDS encoding VIT1/CCC1 transporter family protein, whose protein sequence is MSRSHAENHLVSRIGWLRAAVLGANDGIISTASLIVGVASANAAQSDVLLTGVAGLVAGAMSMAAGEYVSVSSQSDTEKADLARESLELSTNPVFEQEELAQVYVARGVDLGLARDVAKQLMTKDALGAHARDELGISEISTARPVQAALASAATFTVGAAAPLLLVLIAPAAYLVPAVFAGALLFLCLLGAIGAKAGGAGLLRPTLRVAFWGAFAMGLTAAIGAVFGKVV, encoded by the coding sequence ATGAGCCGCAGTCACGCTGAGAACCATCTCGTTTCCCGCATCGGCTGGCTGCGCGCCGCCGTGCTCGGGGCCAATGACGGCATCATCTCGACCGCGAGCCTGATCGTCGGCGTGGCGTCGGCCAACGCGGCCCAGAGCGACGTGCTGCTCACCGGAGTCGCCGGGCTGGTCGCGGGTGCGATGTCGATGGCGGCCGGTGAATATGTCTCGGTCAGTTCGCAGTCGGATACCGAGAAGGCCGACCTTGCGCGCGAGAGTCTCGAACTCTCCACCAATCCGGTGTTCGAACAGGAAGAATTGGCGCAGGTCTACGTCGCGCGCGGCGTCGACCTCGGTCTCGCCCGCGACGTCGCGAAACAATTGATGACCAAGGATGCGCTGGGCGCCCACGCGCGCGACGAACTCGGCATTTCCGAGATCAGCACGGCGCGTCCGGTCCAGGCCGCACTGGCGTCGGCCGCGACCTTCACGGTCGGCGCCGCCGCGCCACTGCTTCTGGTGCTGATCGCACCGGCCGCCTATCTGGTTCCAGCCGTCTTCGCCGGAGCGTTGCTGTTCCTGTGCCTGCTCGGCGCCATCGGCGCCAAAGCGGGAGGCGCCGGCCTGCTGCGTCCGACGCTGCGCGTCGCCTTCTGGGGCGCTTTCGCGATGGGCCTGACGGCCGCGATCGGCGCGGTGTTCGGCAAGGTCGTATAG
- the oxc gene encoding oxalyl-CoA decarboxylase, protein MTALAQNIAAVEAEPELTDGFHLIIDALKLNGLNTIYGVPGIPITDFGRMAQAEGIRVLSFRHEQAAGYAASIAGYLTKKPGVCLTVSAPGFLNGLTALAHATTNCFPMILISGSSEREIVDLQQGDYEEMDQLAIAKPLCKAAFRVLHAADIGIGVARAIRAAVSGRPGGVYLDLPAKLFGQVIDAAAGENSLVKVIDAAPAQIPGPDSIKRALDVLKSAKKPLIILGKGAAYAQADDAIKALVETSGIPFLPMSMAKGLLPDTHPQCAGAARSTVLKDSDVVMLIGARLNWLLSHGKGKSWGDSPKKFIQIDIEPKEMDSNVEIVAPVVGDIGSCVAALLDGIGKGWTKPAADWTSAITKKRDDNIAKMAPRLMNNNSPMDYHGALGVLRTIIAERPDAMLVNEGANTLDLARGIVDMYKPRKRIDVGTWGIMGIGMGYCIAAAIETGKPVLAIEGDSAFGFSGMEVETICRYNLPVCIVVFNNDGIYRGTDVNPTGGDDVAPTVFVKGARYDKMMEAFGGIGVNVTSPDELKRAVNEAMDSGKPTLINAVIDPAAGSESGRIGNLNPQSLLKKKK, encoded by the coding sequence ATGACCGCTCTGGCACAGAACATCGCTGCAGTCGAAGCCGAGCCGGAACTGACGGATGGCTTTCATCTGATCATCGACGCGCTCAAGCTGAACGGCCTCAACACGATCTACGGCGTGCCTGGCATTCCGATCACCGACTTCGGCCGCATGGCGCAGGCCGAGGGCATCCGCGTGCTCTCCTTCCGCCACGAACAGGCCGCGGGCTACGCCGCCTCGATCGCCGGCTACCTCACCAAGAAGCCCGGCGTCTGCCTCACCGTGTCGGCCCCCGGCTTCCTCAACGGTCTGACCGCTTTGGCGCATGCCACCACCAACTGCTTCCCGATGATCCTGATCTCCGGTTCTTCCGAGCGCGAGATCGTCGACCTGCAGCAGGGCGACTATGAGGAGATGGACCAGCTCGCGATCGCCAAGCCGCTGTGCAAGGCTGCGTTCCGCGTGCTGCACGCCGCCGACATCGGCATTGGCGTGGCGCGCGCGATCCGCGCTGCGGTGTCCGGCCGCCCCGGCGGCGTCTATCTCGATCTGCCCGCCAAGCTGTTCGGCCAGGTGATCGACGCCGCGGCCGGCGAGAATTCGCTGGTCAAGGTGATCGACGCGGCGCCTGCGCAGATCCCCGGCCCGGACTCGATCAAGCGCGCGCTCGACGTGCTGAAATCGGCGAAGAAGCCACTGATCATTCTCGGCAAGGGTGCGGCCTACGCGCAGGCCGACGACGCCATCAAGGCGCTGGTCGAGACCTCCGGCATTCCGTTCCTGCCGATGAGCATGGCCAAGGGCCTGTTGCCCGACACCCATCCGCAGTGCGCGGGCGCGGCACGCTCCACCGTGCTGAAAGACTCCGACGTCGTGATGCTGATCGGCGCGCGGCTCAACTGGCTTTTGTCGCACGGCAAGGGCAAGAGCTGGGGCGATAGCCCGAAGAAGTTCATCCAGATCGACATCGAGCCGAAGGAAATGGATTCCAACGTCGAGATCGTCGCGCCCGTCGTCGGCGATATCGGCTCCTGCGTCGCCGCTTTGCTCGACGGCATCGGTAAGGGCTGGACCAAGCCGGCGGCCGACTGGACATCAGCGATCACCAAGAAGCGCGACGACAACATCGCCAAGATGGCGCCGCGGCTGATGAACAACAACTCGCCGATGGACTATCACGGCGCGCTGGGCGTGCTGCGCACCATCATCGCCGAACGCCCCGACGCCATGCTGGTCAACGAAGGCGCCAACACCCTCGACCTCGCCCGCGGCATCGTCGACATGTACAAGCCGCGCAAGCGCATCGACGTCGGCACTTGGGGCATCATGGGCATCGGCATGGGCTATTGCATCGCCGCCGCGATCGAAACCGGCAAGCCGGTGCTGGCGATCGAGGGCGACTCGGCGTTCGGCTTCTCCGGCATGGAGGTCGAAACGATCTGCCGCTACAATTTGCCGGTCTGCATCGTCGTGTTCAACAATGACGGCATCTATCGCGGCACCGACGTCAATCCGACCGGCGGCGACGATGTGGCTCCCACCGTGTTCGTCAAGGGTGCGCGCTACGACAAGATGATGGAAGCCTTCGGCGGCATCGGCGTCAACGTGACCTCGCCGGACGAGTTGAAGCGCGCCGTCAACGAAGCCATGGATTCCGGCAAGCCGACGCTGATCAACGCGGTGATCGATCCCGCGGCCGGCAGCGAGTCGGGCCGCATCGGCAATCTCAATCCGCAGAGCCTGCTCAAGAAGAAGAAATAA
- the frc gene encoding formyl-CoA transferase translates to MTQALKGVRILDFTHVQSGPTCTQLLAWFGADVIKVERPGVGDITRGQLQDVPNVDSLYFTMLNHNKRSITLDTKNPKGKEVLTALIKNCDVLVENFGPGVLDRMGFPFEKIQAINPKMIVASIKGFGPGPYEDCKVYENVAQCTGGAASTTGFRDGLPLVTGAQIGDSGTGLHLALGIVTALYQRTVTGRGQKVTAAMQDGVLNLSRVKLRDQQRLAHGPLKEYSQFGEGIPFGDAVPRAGNDSGGGQPGRILKCKGWQTDPNAYIYFIAQAPVWEKICDVINEPEWKTNPEYTKPAARLKHLNSIFARIEEWTMTKTKFEAMEILNKDDIPCGPILSMKELAEDQSLRATGTVVEVDHPERGKYLSVGNPIKMSDSPTVVERSPLLGEHTDEILRQVLGFSDHQVAEIHDSGALDPPRKVAAE, encoded by the coding sequence ATGACCCAGGCGCTAAAGGGCGTTCGCATTCTCGACTTCACCCACGTCCAGTCCGGACCGACCTGCACGCAGTTACTGGCGTGGTTCGGCGCCGACGTCATCAAGGTCGAGCGACCGGGCGTTGGCGACATCACGCGCGGCCAGTTGCAGGACGTCCCCAACGTCGACAGCCTGTATTTCACCATGCTGAACCACAACAAGCGCTCGATCACGCTGGACACCAAGAACCCGAAGGGCAAGGAAGTCCTGACCGCGCTGATCAAGAACTGCGACGTGCTGGTGGAGAACTTCGGCCCCGGCGTGCTCGACCGCATGGGCTTCCCGTTCGAGAAGATCCAGGCGATCAACCCGAAGATGATCGTCGCCTCGATCAAGGGCTTCGGCCCCGGTCCCTATGAGGACTGCAAGGTGTACGAGAACGTCGCGCAGTGCACCGGCGGTGCGGCCTCGACCACCGGCTTCCGCGACGGTCTCCCCCTCGTCACCGGCGCGCAGATCGGCGACTCGGGTACCGGCCTGCACCTCGCGCTCGGCATCGTCACCGCGCTGTACCAGCGCACCGTGACGGGCCGCGGCCAGAAGGTCACCGCCGCGATGCAGGACGGCGTGCTGAACCTGTCGCGCGTCAAGCTGCGCGACCAGCAGCGCCTCGCGCATGGCCCGCTGAAGGAATACAGCCAGTTCGGCGAAGGCATTCCGTTCGGCGATGCCGTGCCGCGCGCCGGCAATGATTCCGGCGGCGGTCAGCCCGGCCGCATCCTGAAGTGCAAGGGATGGCAGACCGATCCCAACGCCTACATCTACTTCATCGCGCAGGCGCCAGTGTGGGAGAAGATCTGCGACGTCATCAACGAGCCGGAGTGGAAGACCAATCCGGAATACACCAAGCCGGCGGCGCGCCTGAAGCACCTCAATTCGATCTTCGCCCGCATCGAAGAATGGACGATGACCAAGACCAAGTTCGAGGCGATGGAAATCCTCAACAAGGACGACATCCCGTGCGGCCCGATCCTGTCGATGAAGGAACTGGCCGAAGACCAGTCGCTGCGCGCGACCGGCACCGTGGTCGAGGTCGACCATCCAGAACGCGGCAAGTACCTGTCGGTCGGCAACCCGATCAAGATGTCGGATAGCCCGACTGTGGTGGAACGTTCGCCGCTGCTCGGCGAGCACACCGACGAGATCCTGCGCCAGGTGCTCGGCTTCAGCGACCACCAGGTCGCCGAGATCCACGACTCCGGCGCGCTCGATCCGCCGCGCAAGGTGGCCGCGGAGTAA
- a CDS encoding tripartite tricarboxylate transporter TctB family protein: MTARPSRHAGPSHKAVESGVTLTIGLLGAVVVYGSIKAGIGWGAEGPRAGFFPFYVGLFIIVSSAVNLWHTIRDDDGALFAEWGQLRQVFSVMIPTAIYVAVLPYSGLYLASMVFIAGFMRWLGKYQWPAIAAIALGMPIVTYLIFERWFLVPLPKGPIEHWIGL, from the coding sequence ATGACAGCGCGTCCCTCCCGCCATGCGGGCCCTTCTCACAAGGCTGTGGAGTCCGGCGTCACGCTGACGATTGGCCTGCTCGGCGCCGTCGTCGTCTATGGCAGCATCAAGGCCGGCATTGGCTGGGGTGCGGAAGGCCCGCGCGCCGGCTTCTTCCCGTTCTATGTCGGGCTATTCATCATCGTCTCCAGCGCGGTCAATCTATGGCACACGATCCGCGACGACGACGGCGCGCTGTTCGCCGAATGGGGCCAGTTGCGCCAGGTGTTCAGCGTCATGATCCCGACCGCGATCTATGTCGCGGTGCTGCCCTATAGCGGCCTGTACCTCGCCTCCATGGTGTTCATCGCCGGGTTCATGCGCTGGCTCGGCAAGTATCAATGGCCCGCCATCGCCGCGATCGCGCTCGGCATGCCGATCGTGACCTATCTGATCTTCGAACGCTGGTTCCTGGTGCCGTTGCCGAAGGGGCCGATCGAACACTGGATCGGCCTGTAA